The segment CAGGATCCCCCTCCCAGCTCTCACACAGCTTCCAAAgactgtctctctgtctctctctcgCTCCCGCTCCTCGGCACCGTTTCTGGGCCCGGACGGGGCCGTTCCCCGCCCGCAGGCCCGAGCGCTGCCCCCGCGGGAAGGTGCGGGAGGGCAGCGCCTGCTCCAACACCCGCAGCTCGGGCCGCCGCCTGCCCCGGGCCCGCGGGGCTGCCCGCGGCCTGGGGGGCACGGCCGGGGGGGCACGGCCGGGGGGGCACGGCCGCTCGGACCGCGGCAGGGGCAAAACCCGCCACCGGCCCCGCCACCGGCCCGCACCACACCCGGTTCCGCGCGGAGAGCCCCGGAGCCGAGCCCCCCCGTCCCGGAGCGAAGCCCCCCGTCCCGGAGCCGAGCCCCTCCATCCCGGAGCGAAGCCCCCCGTCCCGGAGCCGAGCCCCTCCATCCCGGAGCCGAGCCCCCCGTCCCGGAGCCGACCCCCCCCCGTCCCGGAGCGAAGCCCCCCCGGCCCGGAGCCGACCCCCTCCATCCCGGAGCCGAGCCCCCCGTCCCGGAGCCGAGCCCCCCCCGTCCCGGAGCGAagcccccccggcccggccagGCCCGGCCCCTCTCACCGCTCCCGCCGCCATCCCGCGACACCTCCCGCCCGCCGCCACCGCCACCGACGAGCGCGGCCCAGAGCGCCTCCGCGCCTCGCCCCCCGCCCCCTGGCGGCTCGGCGGACTGCCCCCGCTCCGCCCACACTGACCTCTCGCGAGACCTCGGCGGGTGGCTATATAAAGGTCCCGCGCGGCCCGCCCGCCCTCTCCGCCGCCCCGCCAGGCCGCAGTCCCCGCCATCCGCCGCCATCCGCCTCCCGCGCCGCCGCCATGCCGCCCAAGTTCGACCCCAACGAGATCAAAGTCGGTAGGTGCCGGAGGGCGGCGGGAGAAGGAGGATGATGGGGAGCGGGCGTGGGGAGGCGGGCCCGGCCCGTGAGGGGCAGCCGGGCCCGGCCGCGCGGGGCTGACGCGCCCTCTGTGCCCGCAGTGTACCTGCGCTGCACCGGCGGGGAGGTCGGCGCCACCTCCGCTCTGGCCCCTAAGATCGGCCCTCTCGGTCTGGTACGTAGCGCGGCATCGGGCAGGGTTcggggcccgggggggctgGAGGTTCCCGGGGCTGCGGCGACGGGCTTGGGGGGAGCGTGCGGGAGaccccctggggctgggagcgCCGGGGGGGCCTGGGGCGGCCGTGCCCGTCCCGCTGCGGCTGGGAGGAGAGGTTGTCGGAATGTTACATGGCAGCGAAAGGGCCTGTGgcgtgtgtgtggggggggttaGCACGGGGCAGCCCCGGTGATGTGTTGTGTCCTTTCTCCTTAGTCCCCCAAGAAGGTGGGTGATGACATCGCCAAGGCCACGGGTGACTGGAAGGGGCTGAGGATCACGGTGAAACTCACCATCCAGAACAGGCAAGCGCAGGTACTGAACGCCAGAGGGGATGGCTCAGGGGTGCAGGCGTCCAGCACGGACCAGCTCTGCTTGCTCCCACCATGAGCTCCAATCCCGGCAGGGTCGACTCAGCCCTTCATCCTTCCGAGGTGGATAAAATGAGTTCCACACAGTGGATGTGTGGGGGTCTTCTGGGAAAGACCTTAAACACCTGCCTGAGCTTCTGAGGGCCCCTGGCTGGagcctggcagggggggtgggtTGGTGTGTGCAGCCTggggctccccagcccctgggcaACGGGAGGAGAGCTGCTCATGTAGAGAAGCTGATCTTTTAACCTGGTGCAGGTAAATTGTGCCTTCTACAGAACACCTGACCAGGAAATACACCTGTTTCAAGCAACATAGaaattacacacacaaaaaacctccaCCTCTTCAGCTGGTGCTGTAGCCACCCGCCACTATACCTGTCCTGCATTCTGTGGCTGGTATATTCCAGTGGTGAGCTGAGAGGAAGCCCCAGCCCAGGAAGCAGTCCTCTCCTGCTTGTGGGGAGGCCTGTGCCGAAAGGCTGGGAACAAGTTTCTGCATCACAAAATAACCCTTTGTGTACCCACAGCCTAACAAGGGCTCAGTGGCCTGGCAGGTGGCTCTCCAGGCACTGCCCTCCTTAGCTGTCTGAGCctgcttggagaagaggagcaaTTAATCTCTTTCCATTTAGATAGAGGTTgttccttctgcctctgctctgaTTATCAAAGCTCTGAAGGAGCCCCCCCGTgacaggaagaagcagaagaacagTAAGTTCCCATCTGGCTTTAGTTGTGAATGTGAGGGGTGGGTGCTCAGAGGGGAAGGGCTGCCTGTGTCTGGGTCACACAGCATGAAGGGTGGGCAAATGCTGTGGGGCTGTGTCTTGGGCAGTGTCAGGGACCAGGCAGCAGCTTGTGCACCACCAGATGATGGGGTGGCAGAATCACCTGCCACTTCACCCGTGTGTGCCTAGTGAGACCAGCAGCGAGTTGAGGGGAGACACCAGCTTAGGAAACAGTTGCTCTTGTGGGTAACTTTGTGCCCGAGTCTGGGAACAGGCGGGTGgatcacagccctgctgggatgGTAGACTCTCTGTTGTGGTCCAAGTGCTGGGCATGGTGGTTCCCTGGCAGAGCCTGTGCCTGCAGGAGGTCAGggtgctgctccttccctccccagtcAAGCACAGCGGCAGCGTCAGCTTCGATGAGATCGTGAACATCGCGCGGCAGATGCGGCACCGCTCCCTGGCCCGGGAGCTCTCGGGTACGTCCTGGGTGCAGGGTCCTCCCAGGCTCTGGGATAGGGCCTGGAGGGGCTGTGGTGGTGGATGGAGCCCCTCGTGTGGCTTGGGCACAGAGTGCCCCAGGAGGAGCACTGCACAGGCTGTGAGCAGCCAGCCTCACCCTGTCCAGGCAGTGCAGGGTGAAAGGGATGTGGCAGGGGTGTGGTGCTCTTGGGTGGATTCCCTGGAAGCAAGTATGTTAGATGAGGGTTAAGTGGTGTGCTATCCCTGGTGAGCCCTGTGGCTACAGCCTGCAAACCCTGGAGTGGGAGAGGGACAGTTGGGTGAGGAATCAAGTTCTTTGTGTTCTTCCAAGTTTCTCCTGTGGTAAAGCACTGATGAGCTGCATCTTCCCACTGCAGGGACCATCAAGGAGATTCTTGGAACTGCCCAGTCTGTGGGCTGCAGCATTGATGGCAGGCACCCCCATGATATCATTGATGACATCAATAATGGTGCCATTGAGTGCCCAGCTGTAAGTATCCCTCTCTGAAACTGCTGTTCTGGGCTGTTTGCTTAAAGACTCCACTCATGAGCTCTATTTCCTCCTTCCAACAGAGCTAAGACTGCAAAAAAGAAGTTGCCATATGAAGGCTCCTGAAGTTTTTTGTAGCACCTTAAATACTTAATAAAAGACCCAGCTGTCTGCAGAGTTGCTGCCTCCATTTGTCCTTGTCCCACACCCCACAGAGGGGGGTTGAGCAGGGGACCACCTGCCCTGTGCATTGGGCAGGCTGATGGTTTGTACACCCATTTGTTTCATTAAACTGCAGCAACACTGAGCTAAGAGGAGCTGCCTCAAGCCAGGGCAAAGATTATTGATGTGGCCTGTGCAGAGCCTTGGGAGCCCTTGCCAGGGCCATTGTACAGCTCTTGAGAGCAGTGGGTGCTGCCTCTCATCAGGGTGGGCTGTAGTGACAGGTCTGGTGTTCCCTGAGCCACTGCAGCCAGGACACaaacacaggcaggcaggagaacagctctgggctgctggCCTTCCCTAGGGCTTGTGGGGTGGGTGTTGGGAAGGAAATCCAAGGTGTGGCTGTTTGATGAtcctgaggagcagggacagggtcAGTTTCCCTCTGCCTCTAGCCTATTATTAGGAGGAACCTCTGGTCTAGGTGGCACAcgggagttggaactagatgatctttaaggtcccttccagcccattctatcattctgtggTTTAGcaaatcaggttttttttctctgctttttttcctgccttgaaGCAGAGGAGAGAGCTGCATTTCTTCTGGTGACCAGGACAAGTATATTCTAGTTCTCAAGTTcaatttctgtgctttattttattgctgaagAGGAGCAAGTGGTGATGGTGGGTGGAGTCCTGTGGTTCTCAGCCTTAGAGAGTGA is part of the Apus apus isolate bApuApu2 chromosome 19, bApuApu2.pri.cur, whole genome shotgun sequence genome and harbors:
- the RPL12 gene encoding 60S ribosomal protein L12: MPPKFDPNEIKVVYLRCTGGEVGATSALAPKIGPLGLSPKKVGDDIAKATGDWKGLRITVKLTIQNRQAQIEVVPSASALIIKALKEPPRDRKKQKNIKHSGSVSFDEIVNIARQMRHRSLARELSGTIKEILGTAQSVGCSIDGRHPHDIIDDINNGAIECPAS